In Choloepus didactylus isolate mChoDid1 chromosome 18, mChoDid1.pri, whole genome shotgun sequence, a single genomic region encodes these proteins:
- the TBX21 gene encoding T-box transcription factor TBX21 yields the protein MESEHPQAGAPCTAHGDSMEEGELRGPAQREAPCQGAAAAVAMAIPITQLFLLSSRIQICPRAGGTERTRDAFYPDPLAWRKRPRGGGERRGRGGGVGGPPESFIKPQQRRRDASDSGPRQKEPGSCRAPAKRGRRTQASEPGLGGGPPAPGALAPPRPRPASADPTLPPAGEPAAAPLDGCGKVPACPGWASWRRYGDMLTGTEPMPVSDEGRAPGADPQNRYFYPEPAAQDAADRRGGGSLGAPYAGGALVPAPSGRFLGAYAYPPRPQAAGFPGAGEPYPPTAGAEGYQPADGYAALDPRAGPYPGPREDYALPAGLEVSGKLRVALNNHLLWSKFNQHQTEMIITKQGRRMFPFLSFTVAGLEPTSHYRMFVDVVLVDQHHWRYQSGKWVQCGKAEGSMPGNRLYVHPDSPNTGAHWMRQEVSFGKLKLTNNKGASNNVTQMIVLQSLHKYQPRLHIVEVTDGEPEAACSASNTHIFTFQETQFIAVTAYQNAEITQLKIDNNPFAKGFRENFESMYASVDSSIPSPPGPNCQLLGGDHYSPLLPNQYPVPSRFYPDLSGQPKDVVPQPYWLGAPRDHSYEAEFRTVSMKPAFLPSAPGPTMSYYRGQEVLAPGTGWPVAPQYPPKMGPASWFRPMRTLPMEPGPGASEGRAPEEQGAPSVWTDITPIRPESGDSGLGEGDSKRRRLSPYPSSGDSSSPAGAPSPFDKEAEGQFYNYFPN from the exons ATGGAGTCTGAGCACCCGCAGGCCGGGGCTCCTTGCACTGCCCACGGCGACTCCATGGAGGAGGGGGAGCTCCGCGGCCCAGCCCAGCGCGAGGCCCCCTGCCAGGGCGCGGCGGCTGCTGTGGCGATGGCAATCCCCATCACACAACTCTTCCTGCTGTCTTCTCGGATCCAGATCTGCCCCAGGGCGGGAGGCACAGAACGCACGCGGGACGCCTTCTACCCCGACCCCTTGGCCTGGAGAAAAAGG CCACGAGGGGGCGGGGAGAGGCGGGGCCGaggtggcggggtgggggggccCCCGGAGAGCTTCATAAAGCCACAGCAAAGGCGCCGCGACGCTAGTGACAGCGGCCCGCGGCAGAAGGAGCCCGGGAGCTGCCGTGCGCCCGCCAAACGCGGGCGCAGGACCCAGGCGTCCGAGCCCGGGCTTGGTGGGGGCCCCCCCGCTCCCGGGGccctggccccgccccgcccgcggCCCGCCTCCGCGGACCCGACCCTCCCACCCGCCGGGGAGCCGGCCGCAGCGCCCCTCGACGGCTGCGGGAAGGTGCCAGCCTGCCCCGGATGGGCCTCGTGGAGACGGTACGGAGACATGCTGACCGGCACCGAGCCTATGCCGGTGAGCGACGAGGGCCGGGCGCCCGGCGCCGACCCGCAGAACCGCTACTTCTACCCGGAGCCCGCGGCGCAGGACGCCGCCGACCGTCGTGGTGGCGGCAGCCTGGGGGCGCCCTACGCGGGGGGCGCCCTAGTGCCCGCTCCTTCGGGCCGCTTCCTGGGAGCCTACGCCTACCCGCCCCGGCCCCAGGCCGCCGGCTTCCCCGGCGCGGGCGAGCCCTACCCGCCGACGGCGGGCGCCGAGGGCTACCAGCCTGCGGATGGCTACGCGGCCCTGGACCCGCGAGCCGGTCCCTACCCCGGGCCGCGCGAGGACTATGCGCTGCCCGCGGGGCTGGAGGTGTCCGGGAAGCTGAGAGTCGCGCTCAACAACCACCTGTTGTGGTCCAAGTTTAATCAGCACCAGACGGAGATGATCATCACCAAGCAGGGACG GCGGATGTTCCCGTTCCTGTCATTTACCGTGGCTGGGCTGGAGCCCACCAGCCACTACCGGATGTTCGTGGACGTGGTCTTGGTGGACCAGCACCATTGGCGGTATCAGAGCGGCAAGTGGGTGCAGTGTGGAAAGGCCGAAGGCAGCATGCCAG GAAACCGCCTGTACGTCCACCCAGATTCCCCCAACACCGGAGCCCACTGGATGCGCCAGGAAGTCTCCTTCGGGAAACTGAAGCTCACAAACAACAAGGGGGCCTCCAACAACGTGACCCAG ATGATCGTGCTCCAGTCCCTCCATAAGTACCAGCCCCGGCTGCACATCGTCGAGGTGACCGATGGAGAGCCAGAGGCGGCCTGCAGTGCTTCCAACACCCACATCTTTACTTTCCAAGAAACCCAGTTCATCGCCGTGACCGCCTACCAGAATGCCGAG ATTACTCAGCTGAAAATCGATAATAACCCTTTTGCCAAAGGATTCCGGGAGAACTTTGAGTC CATGTATGCATCCGTCGACAGCAGCATCCCCTCCCCGCCTGGACCCAACTGTCAACTGCTCGGGGGAGACCATTACTCTCCCCTCCTACCCAACCAGTACCCCGTCCCCAGCCGTTTCTACCCCGACCTTTCTGGCCAGCCCAAGGATGTGGTCCCCCAGCCTTACTGGCTGGGGGCCCCCCGGGACCACAGCTACGAGGCTGAGTTTCGCACAGTCAGCATGAAACCCGCattcctgccctctgcccccgGACCCACCATGTCCTATTACAGAGGCCAGGAGGTCTTGGCGCCTGGAACGGGCTGGCCTGTGGCCCCCCAGTATCCCCCGAAGATGGGTCCAGCCAGCTGGTTCCGCCCCATGAGGACTCTGCCCATGGAACCCGGCCCCGGAGCCTCAGAGGGGCGGGCCCCAGAGGAGCAGGGCGCCCCCTCGGTGTGGACGGACATCACCCCCATCCGGCCAGAGTCTGGCGACTCAGGACTGGGCGAAGGAGACTCTAAGAGGAGGCGCCTGTCCCCCTACCCTTCCAGCGGCGACAGCTCCTCCCCTGCTGGGGCCCCTTCTCCTTTTGATAAGGAAGCTGAGGGCCAGTTTTATAACTATTTCCCCAACTGA